The following are from one region of the Lytechinus variegatus isolate NC3 chromosome 4, Lvar_3.0, whole genome shotgun sequence genome:
- the LOC121412446 gene encoding N-acetylated-alpha-linked acidic dipeptidase 2-like yields the protein MESTIHPASRAREQQRLAFMSLVAPNADEAFVVATMQDRYKRSVTLAVGIAILCVGIGIGVLVGHFSAPSHGVGGGGGVIGDGGGGGGRGSERVKFSYSNFEAREADETIADRLMKEMSAERIRDNLRHYASKPHVAGTPADLEGAQDIMKTWLDQGLDSARMVPYKVYLQHPPSPDDELANKVQIINPINGSVMFTSSLREDSFDEEELEQEGIPPPFNAYSATGDVTGDLVYVNYGRLEDYEYLQNLTTNINFKGKILIAKYGMTGRNTKVVNAEKFGAAGLILFSDPRDLPTYGLPHNGIPYPRGSFLPRTAAQRGSILKDIGDPLTPGYPAKDFAYRLELNDTSIPKIPVHPIGFEDAEKLLSALTGPQPGEGWNKDPRTIFEVGPGFKEPYRGMKVRLVVNSISAHHYTYNTVGFIRGDIEPDRYVIVGNHRDAWALGAVDPTSGTATLMEVSRAFGKLKQEGWRPRRTIIFCSFAAEEYGLIGSIEWTEEFNHLLADRTIAYLNLDIAVAGNYVLWTSASPHLRPVVYAAAKKIPDPDNNERSLYDTMVERKPDDIEPHRPHVRRSAGASDHRGFIMRLGVPFIMIFYGTINGSFYSLYHTSYETIRLVEEYIDPDYSHHLATTRVFAEMTRILADSLVLPFDVHRYSVELLSMWIDLNFSEASVDLLEHGISLERLKEAVYDFMGNCTEFQERVSNVNKSSPSAVRQINDQMMQLEKAFISELPDNRLDRHVLFSPRFTEYDARVGPFPGIADALHKILQDPNQETRWKVVAKQVAILTHAIEAATAVLKDVTSW from the exons ATGGAGTCGACGATTCATCCAGCATCGCGAGCACGGGAGCAGCAGCGTTTAGCATTCATGAGCCTGGTCGCACCCAACGCGGACGAGGCCTTCGTTGTCGCCACCATGCAAGACAGGTATAAACGTTCAGTGACCCTCGCTGTCGGTATCGCTATTCTCTGCGTGGGCATTGGCATCGGGGTACTCGTCGGTCATTTCTCGGCACCAAGCCATGGGgtgggaggaggaggaggggtaataggagatggtggtggtggtggtggtagaggtAGTGAAAGGGTGAAGTTTTCTTATTCGAATTTCGAGGCGCGTGAAGCGGACGAGACGATCGCAGACCGATTGATGAAGGAGATGAGTGCGGAGAGAATACGGGATAATCTCAG ACATTACGCCAGTAAACCACACGTAGCAGGTACACCAGCTGACCTAGAAGGTGCCCAGGATATCATGAAGACATGGTTAGACCAAGGCCTGGACTCAGCTAGAATGGTTCCATACAAGGTCTACCTACAGCATCCACCGTCACCAGATGATGAACTTGCCAACAAG GTTCAGATAATCAACCCTATCAATGGTAGTGTAATGTTTACCTCATCTCTCCGAGAGGATTCATTCGATGAAGAAGAGTTAGAACAAGAGGGTATCCCTCCTCCATTCAACGCATACTCAGCTACCGGTGACGTCACG GGAGACCTTGTGTATGTCAATTATGGAAGGCTTGAGGACTACGAATATCTTCAGAATCTAACCACAAATATCAACTTCAAGGGAAAGATACTCATCGCAAAATACGGCATGACAGGGAGAAATACCAAG GTTGTAAATGCTGAGAAGTTTGGAGCTGCTGGTCTGATTCTCTTCTCTGATCCTAGAGATCTACCTACCTATGGCTTACCTCATAACGGTATACCCTATCCTAGAGGATCATTTCTACCCAGGACGGCGGCACAGAGAGGCTCGATCCTTAAAGATATCGGTGATCCTCTGACTCCTGGATACCCCGCTAAAG ATTTTGCATACAGATTAGAGTTAAATGACACTTCAATACCAAAGATTCCAGTACATCCAATTGGATTCGAAGATGCAGAAAAGCTCTTAAG TGCATTAACAGGTCCTCAGCCCGGTGAAGGGTGGAACAAAGACCCAAGGACAATCTTTGAAGTAGGTCCTGGATTCAAAGAACCGTACAGAGGAAT GAAAGTGAGATTGGTTGTAAACTCCATATCTGCTCATCATTACACATACAATACTGTAGGGTTTATCAGAGGGGACATTGAGCCAG ATCGTTACGTCATCGTTGGTAATCATCGAGATGCATGGGCTCTTGGAGCTGTTGATCCTACCAGTGGAACGGCTACCCTCATGGAAGTATCGAGGGCGTTTGGAAAATTAAAGCAAGAag GATGGAGACCCAGAAGGACAATTATATTCTGTTCGTTTGCTGCTGAGGAATACGGATTGATTGGCTCCATTGAATGGACAGAG GAATTCAATCATCTCTTAGCTGATAGGACGATAGCCTATCTAAATTTAGATATTGCCGTTGCAG GTAATTATGTATTGTGGACATCGGCTTCACCTCATTTAAGACCGGTGGTTTATGCTGCCGCCAAAAAG ATTCCAGATCCTGATAATAATGAGAGATCTCTCTATGATACCATGGTTGAACGAAAACCAGATGATATAGAACCACATAGACCACA tGTAAGGAGATCAGCAGGAGCGAGTGATCATCGTggttttatcatgagattaggAGTACCATTCATCATGATCTTTTAT GGAACAATTAATGGAAGCTTCTACTCGTTATACCATACGTCATACGAAACCATCCGATTAGTCGAGGAATACATCGATCCAGACTATTCGCATCATCTAGCCACAACCCGAGTATTTGCCGAGATGACCCGAATACTAGCCGATTCATTAGTGTTACCATTCGACGTTCATCGTTACTCAGTAGAACTGCTCTCTATGTGGATCGATTTAAATTTTAGTGAAGCATCGGTAGATCTTTTGGAGCATGGGATATCACTGG AACGTTTAAAGGAAGCCGTGTACGATTTCATGGGGAATTGTACAGAATTCCAGGAAAGAGTTAGCAACGTTAATAAAAGCAG CCCGTCAGCAGTAAGACAGATTAATGATCAGATGATGCAGTTAGAGAAGGCATTTATCAGCGAGCTACCTGACAATAGACTTGATAG ACACGTGTTGTTTTCACCAAGATTCACGGAATACGACGCCAGAGTTGGGCCATTCCCAGGCATCGCTGATGCGTTACATAAGATCTTACAAGACCCCAACCAAGAGACACGTTGGAAAGTAGTAGCCAAACAAGTCGCCATTTTGACGCATGCGATTGAGGCAGCGACCGCTGTTTTGAAAGATGTGACGTCATGG